Proteins co-encoded in one Paracrocinitomix mangrovi genomic window:
- a CDS encoding substrate-binding domain-containing protein has protein sequence MDNVKIRIGGVPEHYNLPIHLANEQGAFSKRGIDLEWTDFGGGTGQMTKALREGEIDVCILLTEGIVADIIKGNSAKIISEYVLTPLTWGIHTGVKNKLEDYRDIFDKQYAISRFGSGSHLMAIVDAESKGHHLQKEQFHVIKDINGALPSLDSNETDVFYWEKYTTKPYVDQGKLKRIGEYRTPWPCFVIAARDEILQKYPDQIIRMLRVIHDQCDRFMLNIDAPAIVSSRYGLQQADAERWYNSTEWAIHGWVSDKMLENVIYHLKTAEIIDKDQEVPELIWKRN, from the coding sequence ATGGACAATGTTAAAATTAGAATTGGTGGTGTCCCTGAACACTATAATCTTCCAATTCACCTTGCAAATGAGCAGGGAGCTTTTTCAAAAAGAGGAATTGATCTGGAGTGGACAGATTTTGGCGGAGGTACAGGTCAAATGACGAAAGCTTTGAGAGAAGGAGAAATTGATGTTTGTATATTGTTAACTGAAGGAATTGTGGCGGATATTATAAAAGGTAATTCTGCTAAAATTATTTCTGAGTATGTTTTAACTCCATTGACTTGGGGAATTCACACGGGTGTTAAAAATAAACTGGAGGATTATAGAGATATTTTTGATAAGCAATACGCAATAAGCAGATTTGGTTCCGGATCACATTTAATGGCTATAGTTGATGCCGAAAGTAAAGGGCATCATCTTCAAAAAGAGCAATTTCACGTAATTAAAGATATCAATGGTGCTTTACCTTCTTTAGATAGTAATGAAACAGATGTTTTTTATTGGGAAAAATATACAACTAAACCATATGTTGATCAAGGTAAATTAAAACGAATTGGAGAGTACAGAACTCCTTGGCCTTGCTTTGTTATTGCCGCAAGGGATGAGATTTTGCAAAAGTATCCTGATCAAATTATCCGAATGCTTCGTGTAATTCATGATCAATGTGACAGATTTATGTTAAACATTGATGCTCCTGCCATAGTTTCTAGTAGATATGGTTTACAACAAGCAGATGCAGAGCGTTGGTATAATAGTACAGAATGGGCCATTCATGGTTGGGTTTCTGATAAGATGTTAGAGAACGTAATCTATCATTTAAAAACAGCAGAAATTATAGATAAGGACCAAGAGGTTCCTGAATTAATTTGGAAGAGAAACTAA
- a CDS encoding N-formylglutamate amidohydrolase, with protein MNHPYFIREAKAPLVPVILSIPHCGTSFPDEIVDQYLTDQVNSIDDTDWYLQDLYDFVAEMGITTVYAKYSRWVIDLNRDPESAPLYNDGRIITGLTTTTDFLGNPIYKEGNEPDQTEIERRLNLYYWPYYQQIQELLDERIQQFGKVLLWDAHSIREKVPTIRKDPFPQMILGDNDQTSADQKLIDKTLENLSSKYQVNHNDPFKGGHITRYFGNPSKNVNALQLERNKNLYMDDSERNFELSKANQMRELLKKNFQDLIDLL; from the coding sequence ATGAATCATCCTTATTTCATTAGAGAAGCAAAGGCACCACTTGTACCAGTAATTTTGAGTATACCTCATTGCGGAACTTCTTTTCCGGATGAAATAGTAGATCAATACCTAACTGATCAAGTAAATAGTATTGATGACACAGATTGGTATCTACAAGATTTATATGACTTTGTAGCTGAAATGGGGATTACCACTGTTTATGCCAAGTACAGCAGATGGGTAATTGATTTAAATAGGGATCCTGAAAGTGCACCTTTATATAATGATGGTCGCATAATTACTGGGCTTACTACAACCACTGATTTTTTAGGAAATCCGATTTATAAGGAGGGAAATGAGCCTGATCAAACAGAGATAGAAAGAAGGCTGAATTTATATTATTGGCCATATTACCAACAAATTCAAGAATTACTTGACGAAAGAATTCAACAATTTGGAAAAGTATTGCTTTGGGATGCGCACTCTATTAGAGAAAAAGTACCTACCATCAGAAAAGATCCATTTCCTCAAATGATTTTGGGTGATAATGATCAAACTTCTGCTGATCAAAAATTAATAGATAAAACACTGGAGAATTTATCTTCAAAGTATCAAGTCAATCACAATGATCCTTTTAAGGGAGGACATATTACTAGATATTTTGGAAATCCATCAAAAAATGTAAACGCCTTACAGCTGGAGCGAAATAAGAATCTTTACATGGATGATTCAGAAAGGAATTTTGAATTATCAAAAGCAAATCAAATGCGTGAACTGCTAAAAAAGAACTTCCAAGATTTGATAGATTTGCTTTAA